The genomic stretch TGCAGATCCATCCTTGGGAGCTAAAGACACCTCTATGGAAATCGGATCCGGCTACTGGAAAATCAAAAAGGCATGCGAACAAGCGGTGAAAGATAATCTAAAATACGTCTGGGTGGATACTTGTTGCATCGACAAGACGTCTTCTTCAGAGCTGAGCGAAGCAATCAACAGTATGTTTCGCTGGTACAAAGAGGCATGGGTGTGCTATGCGTATCTTGCCGACGTAATTGGGTATTCCCATCCAACCGAGGACGAAGATTCGCAGAAGTACGCAGAGATGAATAGGACGTTGGTGGCTAAGTCGCGATGGTTCAAGCGCGGGTGGACGCTACAGGAGCTCCTTGCACCAAACAAGATCCGATTTTATGATGATACCTGGAGGTACATTGGTACCAAGATGCAGTTGTGCAGGACCATAGAAGGTATCACCGGCATTAGCGCAGATGTGCTTCGGACTGGCAATATGGAGGACGAAAGCATAGCCAAGCGGATGAGCTGGATGACTCACCGTAAAACCACGCGACCTGAAGATATGGCCTACTCCTTGATGGGAATCTTTGATGTCAACATGCCACTTCTCTATGGCGAAGGAGACAAGGCCTTTGTTCGACTTCAAGAGGAGATCATGAAGGATAGCGCGGACAATAGCCTTTTCGTCTGGAATACTTTGCGGCGCCCCGATGACCGCTCCCGGCCTGCACCGGAGTTGTCCTCAATATTCGCAGCCTGGCCTCGACAGTTTGACACCTCACGCATATGGAACAAGCGTAGGCTCGATGAAGATTATGCAAGGGAGTCGTATGCTCTCACAAATCTGGGCGTTCACATCAAGCTGCGTTTGAAGCGTTATGACCATCCGTGGTATGGGACTATATGGGGACATGATTATCAAGGGAAGACGTTTGTAGCCATGCTCGGATGCCAGTACGATGGACCTGATCCAGCCTTTAAACGATGTCGCCCTGGTATCTTCCTCGTACAAATCTCGCCACCCAGACCAGAGTATGCGCGTATCTCAAACGCGGGGGTCGTTTTCACAACGACCAATCGAGAGACTTACGGGGCCCTGCGCAATAAGGGGATCGAAAGTCGCGTACTATTCACGGAGGAGGATACGTTGCAAACCGTTTATCTTCGAAAGAAGATCCCCGGTTGGGCCCAAGTGCCAAAGACATAGTAGCTCTATTCAGGCTCTGCTT from Pyrenophora tritici-repentis strain M4 chromosome 1, whole genome shotgun sequence encodes the following:
- a CDS encoding HET domain containing protein yields the protein MRLIEAASLKLRTAVFDDDVPAYAILSHTWGPTEVSLQEFADPSLGAKDTSMEIGSGYWKIKKACEQAVKDNLKYVWVDTCCIDKTSSSELSEAINSMFRWYKEAWVCYAYLADVIGYSHPTEDEDSQKYAEMNRTLVAKSRWFKRGWTLQELLAPNKIRFYDDTWRYIGTKMQLCRTIEGITGISADVLRTGNMEDESIAKRMSWMTHRKTTRPEDMAYSLMGIFDVNMPLLYGEGDKAFVRLQEEIMKDSADNSLFVWNTLRRPDDRSRPAPELSSIFAAWPRQFDTSRIWNKRRLDEDYARESYALTNLGVHIKLRLKRYDHPWYGTIWGHDYQGKTFVAMLGCQYDGPDPAFKRCRPGIFLVQISPPRPEYARISNAGVVFTTTNRETYGALRNKGIESRVLFTEEDTLQTVYLRKKIPGWAQVPKT